One region of Ptychodera flava strain L36383 chromosome 3 unlocalized genomic scaffold, AS_Pfla_20210202 Scaffold_27__1_contigs__length_13241970_pilon, whole genome shotgun sequence genomic DNA includes:
- the LOC139126327 gene encoding uncharacterized protein, which produces MFVGLVKGYLRYMNDTDTPIDVRGVVLEVTTSLMNSASDVAFLHYSKLMKSFVNENTPCDEDLIIKEHERCFNSALMIFKERTEFVTDSALKAKHRKRLMENMVVYNDDDDVTGGLFYQCLQSNSQQSEAFCFQLALALEDHILKPLIRSSAINKDLTFDDFESAVLDVETKYMTRARGPYKYLIYRTVLVERFTEFYYEGEEYLNKLRNYKQTDVIESQEKNAYEFGAATEKAAMKRISQLLVRQMIQESQTLISIELDDISHERDVISADKARLKTLQSQCHNLRLTHIGVVEQLEELQSVLDREHVTMAAKLEIRKRGLLEQKEKLMESLAEFPIVGVEEDMAVKVETHCSIL; this is translated from the exons A tgtTTGTTGGACTGGTTAAAGGCTATTTGCGGTATATGAACGACACTGACACCCCAATAGATGTCAGAGGGGTTGTTTTAGAGGTGACGACATCCCTgatgaattcagcttccgatgTTGCTTTCCTTCACTATTCTAAACTGATGAAGAGCTTTGTTAATGAAAATACACCATGTGATGAAGATCTGATCATCAAAGAACACGAGAGATGTTTCAATTCAGCTCTGATGATATTCAAAGAAAGGACAGAATTTGTTACCGATTCCGCACTGAAAGCAAAGCATAGGAAACGTCTGATG GAGAATATGGTTGTCTacaacgacgatgatgacgtcacTGGTGGTCTATTCTATCAGTGCCTCCAGTCCAACTCGCAGCAATCCGAGGCATTTTGCTTCCAGCTAGCCTTGGCGTTGGAAGATCACATATTGAAACCGCTAATTCGTTCATCGGCAATCAACAAGGATTTAACGTTCGACGATTTTGAGTCTGCCGTACTGGACGTTGAAACTAAATATATGACGAGAGCCAGGGGACCTTACAAATATCTCATTTATAGAACGGTACTGGTAGAG cgATTCACGGAGTTTTACTACGAGGGTGAAGAATATCTTAACAAACTTCGCAATTATAAACAAACCGATGTCATTGAAAGTCAAGAGAAAAACGCTTACGAGTTCGGGGCTGCTACTGAGAAAGCG GCAATGAAGAGGATATCCCAACTACTGGTTCGTCAAATGATACAAGAAAGTCAAACACTA ATAAGTATTGAATTGGACGACATAAGCCATGAACGTGACGTCATATCAGCTGATAAGGCAAGGCTAAAGACGCTACAAAGTCAATGTCACAACCTCAGATTGACACACATCGGCGTGGTCGAACAGCTAGAAGAATTGCAAAGCGTTCTCGATCGGGAGCACGTTACTATGGCAGCAAAACTTGAGATTCGGAAACGAGGGTTGTTAGAACAAAAAG AGAAACTCATGGAATCACTAGCTGAGTTCCCGATAGTGGGAG tcGAGGAAGATATGGCAGTGAAAGTGGAGACACATTGCTCGATACTGTGA